The Magnolia sinica isolate HGM2019 chromosome 9, MsV1, whole genome shotgun sequence genome contains a region encoding:
- the LOC131256956 gene encoding probable N-acetyltransferase HLS1 encodes MVEILVREFDAERDSHAVEEMERRCEVGPSGKPSIFTDFMGDAICRIRHSPVYLMLVAEYEGEKGIVGVIRGCIKTVTRGRKPFTDFPIYTKVAYILGLRVSPTHRRLGIGTKLVEKLEEWCRQKGAEYAYMATERGNQASINLFTLKCAYIRFRTPTILVQPVHVHRKPIGSSHAVIRLAAPLAESIYRRLFSAAEFFPKDIDAILSNQLNLGTFMALPKKHLPVWDPQASRLPPSFAVMSVWNCKDVFKLQVKGVSPLTRAWCAGSRVLDGFMPWLQIPSIPDVFQPFGVYLLYGLYMEGKGGMGLMKALCRFAHNMGRDDVGCGAIVAEVGRRDPVQEAVPHWQRFSCAEDVWCMKRLVGEEYCDGGEGGPPDWVQSQPSSPVLFVDPREF; translated from the exons atggtagaaATTTTGGTGAGGGAGTTCGACGCTGAGAGAGATAGCCATGCCGTCGAAGAAATGGAGCGCCGGTGCGAGGTGGGGCCCAGCGGCAAGCCGTCGATCTTCACTGACTTCATGGGGGACGCGATTTGCCGTATCCGCCATTCACCGGTCTACCTCATGCTG GTTGCAGAGTATGAAGGAGAGAAAGGGATAGTTGGTGTGATAAGAGGTTGCATAAAAACTGTGACGAGAGGAAGAAAGCCTTTCACTGATTTTCCGATCTATACGAAGGTCGCGTACATCCTCGGGCTGAGAGTTTCCCCCACACACAg GCGGTTGGGCATAGGCACAAAGCTAGTGGAAAAGCTGGAGGAGTGGTGCAGACAGAAGGGTGCGGAGTACGCATACATGGCGACCGAAAGAGGCAACCAGGCATCCATCAACCTCTTCACGCTAAAATGCGCCTACATCAGGTTCCGCACCCCAACCATCCTCGTCCAGCCCGTGCACGTGCACCGCAAGCCCATCGGCTCAAGCCACGCAGTCATCCGCCTAGCCGCGCCACTAGCCGAGTCGATCTACCGTCGGCTCTTCTCAGCCGCCGAGTTCTTCCCAAAAGACATCGACGCCATCCTCTCCAACCAGCTCAACCTCGGCACCTTCATGGCATTACCCAAGAAACACCTccccgtgtgggacccacaggcAAGCCGACTCCCGCCGAGCTTCGCTGTAATGAGCGTGTGGAACTGCAAGGACGTGTTCAAGCTGCAGGTGAAAGGCGTATCACCGCTAACGCGCGCATGGTGCGCAGGGAGCCGAGTTTTAGACGGCTTCATGCCGTGGCTACAGATACCGTCCATTCCCGACGTATTCCAGCCGTTCGGTGTGTATTTGTTGTACGGATTGTATATGGAAGGGAAGGGTGGGATGGGGCTGATGAAAGCATTGTGTCGGTTTGCACATAACATGGGGCGTGATGACGTGGGATGTGGGGCCATAGTAGCTGAGGTAGGGAGGCGGGACCCAGTTCAAGAAGCAGTGCCACATTGGCAGAGATTCTCATGTGCTGAGGATGTGTGGTGTATGAAGAGGCTGGTGGGGGAAGAGTATTGTGATGGTGGGGAAGGTGGGCCACCTGATTGGGTCCAATCTCAACCAAGTTCGCCTGTTTTGTTTGTTGATCCGAGGGAATTTTGA